The following proteins are co-located in the Streptomyces sp. NBC_00435 genome:
- a CDS encoding VOC family protein encodes MAYTFQVTVDSATPHALADWWAEALGWEVEPSDEEFIRSMIASGRAGEEDTTTHRGVLVWKAGQGIRHPEGLERAPRVLFQLVEEAKTGKNRVHLDVRTGGDDPEAVVERLLAKGAKHLHDGNQGPFVWTTLADPEGNELCVSR; translated from the coding sequence ATGGCCTATACGTTTCAGGTGACCGTCGATTCCGCCACTCCGCACGCCCTCGCAGACTGGTGGGCCGAGGCCCTGGGCTGGGAAGTCGAGCCCAGTGACGAGGAGTTCATCCGGAGCATGATCGCCTCCGGCCGGGCGGGCGAGGAGGACACCACCACCCACCGGGGCGTCCTCGTCTGGAAGGCCGGCCAGGGGATCCGCCATCCCGAGGGCCTCGAACGGGCGCCGCGCGTCCTGTTCCAGCTGGTCGAGGAGGCCAAGACCGGCAAGAACCGCGTCCACCTCGACGTCCGCACCGGCGGGGACGACCCGGAGGCCGTGGTCGAGCGGCTCCTCGCCAAGGGGGCGAAGCACCTGCACGACGGCAACCAGGGACCCTTCGTCTGGACCACCCTGGCCGACCCCGAGGGCAACGAGCTCTGCGTCTCCCGCTGA
- a CDS encoding epimerase gives MNVILFGATGMIGRGVLRECLRDDSVERVLAVGRSPLSVTHPKLRELVQSDPTDLSAPGLDLASYDACFFCLGVSSFRMKEEEYRRITYDLTLAAARTLAAANPLLTFAYVSGEGTDSTERGRSMWARVKGKTENDLLELDFEAYMFRPGIVQPDRGTPSKTPLYRAGYALTAPLFPVLRRVAPNLVTTTRALGRAMIAVAAAGPAVAGTQRILRPQDINRVGGEGGAGGRGGRGGEGPGRAGDLR, from the coding sequence GTGAACGTCATCCTCTTCGGTGCGACCGGAATGATCGGCCGGGGCGTCCTGCGCGAGTGCCTGCGCGACGACTCCGTCGAACGGGTCCTCGCCGTCGGCCGCAGCCCCCTCTCCGTCACCCACCCCAAGCTGCGCGAGCTGGTCCAGTCCGATCCGACCGACCTCTCGGCGCCCGGCCTGGACCTGGCCTCGTACGACGCGTGCTTCTTCTGCCTCGGCGTCTCCTCCTTCCGCATGAAGGAGGAGGAGTACCGCCGGATCACCTACGACCTGACGCTCGCCGCGGCCCGCACCCTCGCCGCCGCCAACCCCCTGCTGACCTTCGCCTACGTCTCCGGCGAGGGCACCGACAGCACGGAGCGCGGCCGCTCCATGTGGGCCCGGGTCAAGGGGAAGACCGAGAACGACCTGCTGGAGCTGGACTTCGAGGCGTACATGTTCCGGCCCGGAATCGTCCAGCCGGACCGCGGCACGCCCTCCAAGACCCCGCTCTACCGCGCCGGGTACGCCCTCACCGCGCCGCTCTTCCCGGTCCTGCGGCGCGTCGCCCCGAACCTCGTGACCACCACCCGGGCGCTCGGCCGCGCCATGATCGCCGTCGCCGCGGCCGGACCGGCCGTCGCGGGCACCCAGCGGATCCTGCGGCCCCAGGACATCAACCGGGTGGGCGGCGAAGGCGGCGCGGGCGGGCGGGGCGGGAGAGGCGGCGAAGGCCCGGGCCGAGCCGGAGACCTGCGGTAA
- a CDS encoding RNA ligase encodes MSQDRLTLHDLMPAQALTEAIDAGYVTRKSHPELPLSLYTYTRTAQYERVWNQVTTRCRGLVADDDTGAVVALPLPKFFNVAEHESGQPYAPALPDEPFEVYDKVDGSLGVVFHYAGKWRVASKGSFTSTQATWAQRRLDGRDTSALVPGTTYLAEILYPQNRIVVDYGDRRDLVLLAAYRTDGADGTEVPLAEAAVHWQGIGSVVAVWPAMPLGELLALTGSSTLPGGAAATGTDAEGFVLRFASGVRAKAKIAEYVRLHKVLTGVTERDIWRGHGIQRFAGLPVKQLAQGLNCTVADIEASGGKPLDALLEQVPDEFDQWVRSVIERLETQAALRERAIDEAYASLAHLAGDRGAFARAAKEIRDGGIRGALFQRLDGRTTELITWRQVRPETSDPFTNDEEN; translated from the coding sequence ATGAGCCAGGACCGCCTGACTCTGCACGACCTGATGCCCGCTCAGGCGCTGACCGAGGCCATCGACGCCGGATACGTGACCCGCAAGTCGCACCCGGAGCTGCCGCTGTCCCTCTACACCTACACCCGGACCGCCCAGTACGAGCGGGTCTGGAACCAGGTCACCACGCGCTGTCGCGGCCTCGTCGCCGACGACGACACCGGCGCGGTCGTCGCGCTGCCGCTGCCCAAGTTCTTCAACGTCGCAGAGCACGAGTCCGGTCAGCCGTACGCGCCGGCCCTGCCGGACGAGCCCTTCGAGGTGTACGACAAGGTCGACGGCAGTCTCGGGGTGGTCTTCCACTACGCGGGGAAGTGGCGGGTCGCGTCCAAGGGCTCCTTCACCAGCACCCAGGCCACCTGGGCGCAGCGCCGCCTCGACGGACGGGACACGTCCGCCCTGGTGCCCGGTACCACGTACCTCGCGGAGATCCTGTACCCGCAGAACCGCATCGTCGTGGACTACGGGGACCGGCGCGACCTCGTGCTTCTCGCCGCGTACCGCACGGACGGAGCCGACGGCACCGAGGTGCCGCTCGCCGAGGCCGCGGTCCACTGGCAGGGCATCGGATCCGTGGTCGCCGTGTGGCCCGCCATGCCGCTCGGCGAACTGCTCGCGCTGACCGGATCCAGCACGCTGCCCGGCGGCGCCGCCGCGACCGGTACCGACGCCGAGGGCTTCGTCCTGCGCTTCGCCTCGGGCGTCCGCGCCAAGGCCAAGATCGCCGAGTACGTACGGCTGCACAAGGTGCTCACCGGCGTGACCGAGCGGGACATCTGGCGCGGCCACGGCATCCAGCGGTTCGCCGGGCTGCCGGTCAAGCAGCTGGCCCAGGGCCTGAACTGCACCGTCGCCGACATCGAGGCCTCGGGAGGCAAGCCGCTCGACGCGCTGCTGGAGCAGGTGCCCGACGAGTTCGACCAGTGGGTGCGTTCGGTGATCGAACGGCTCGAGACGCAGGCCGCGCTCCGCGAGCGCGCCATCGACGAGGCGTACGCTTCGCTCGCCCACCTGGCCGGTGACCGGGGCGCGTTCGCGCGCGCCGCCAAGGAGATCCGCGACGGCGGGATCCGCGGCGCGCTGTTCCAGCGGCTCGACGGCAGGACGACCGAGCTCATCACCTGGCGGCAGGTGCGGCCCGAGACGTCCGACCCCTTCACGAACGACGAGGAGAACTGA